A single genomic interval of Adhaeribacter pallidiroseus harbors:
- a CDS encoding 1,4-dihydroxy-2-naphthoate polyprenyltransferase, protein MNSPSSMQSPGKMKAWVLAFRLRTLPLALASIGMGSFLAATRGKFNLSVVILCGLTTVLLQVLSNLANDYGDSQHGADSQHREGPQRAVQTGVITAAEMKKAIYLTSFLSFLSGILLLCLAFGTSGLYLFFIFLTIGLLCIWAAVSYTAGNNPYGYAGFGDIAVFVFFGLVGVLGTYFLQTGELESIMLLPAFSLGFFSTGVLNINNIRDIRSDALAGKRSVPVRLGPQRARIYHWFLLGAGLVCAVVYVSQQYQSPWQFLFLITLPLFFKIGTQVYRLQQPAQLDPYLKQMALSTMLFVLLFGIGQLLPL, encoded by the coding sequence TTGAATTCGCCTTCCTCTATGCAGTCGCCGGGAAAAATGAAAGCCTGGGTATTAGCTTTTCGGCTTAGAACCTTGCCCTTGGCTTTGGCTAGTATTGGCATGGGAAGTTTTTTAGCCGCCACCCGGGGTAAATTCAACTTATCCGTCGTCATTTTATGCGGCCTTACTACGGTTTTACTGCAAGTATTATCGAACCTGGCGAATGATTACGGCGATTCGCAGCACGGGGCCGATAGCCAACACCGGGAAGGTCCTCAACGAGCGGTTCAGACTGGGGTAATTACCGCCGCCGAAATGAAAAAAGCTATTTACTTAACTTCTTTCCTGAGTTTTTTATCCGGTATTTTGCTTTTATGCCTGGCTTTTGGCACAAGCGGCTTGTATCTGTTTTTTATCTTTTTGACTATTGGCTTGCTTTGCATTTGGGCCGCGGTTTCTTACACTGCCGGAAATAATCCTTATGGTTACGCCGGGTTTGGCGACATAGCGGTATTTGTTTTTTTTGGCTTAGTAGGTGTACTGGGCACTTATTTTCTGCAAACCGGAGAGCTGGAATCAATAATGCTATTACCAGCCTTTAGCCTGGGTTTTTTCTCCACGGGGGTGCTAAACATTAATAACATCCGCGATATCCGTTCCGATGCCTTGGCCGGTAAACGCTCCGTACCCGTGCGCTTAGGACCGCAACGAGCCCGCATTTACCATTGGTTTTTATTAGGAGCCGGCCTGGTTTGCGCCGTAGTTTACGTAAGTCAACAATACCAAAGTCCCTGGCAATTTTTGTTTTTAATTACTTTACCGCTATTTTTTAAAATTGGCACTCAAGTATACCGGCTGCAGCAACCAGCCCAATTAGATCCTTACTTAAAACAAATGGCCTTAAGCACCATGTTGTTTGTGTTGTTATTCGGCATTGGCCAGCTGCTTCCTTTATAA
- a CDS encoding glutathione peroxidase, which produces MKHLGIFLLMLLPFSCQQPSNAQEQTIVKTLNTMETTTEHVEGNKPSVYDFRFKTLQGAEINLNEFKGRKMLLVNVASECGFTPQYKELQQLYDQYGTKVVVIGFPANDFGGQEPGSNQEIAAFCEKNYGVTFPVVEKIAVTGPNQHPLYKYLSSKSLNGVTDEVPTWNFCKYLINEDGKVVQFFPSKVAPLSSELIAAIQK; this is translated from the coding sequence ATGAAACACTTAGGTATATTTCTGTTAATGCTGCTGCCATTCAGTTGCCAGCAACCTAGTAATGCCCAGGAACAAACTATTGTAAAAACCTTAAACACTATGGAAACAACTACGGAACACGTGGAAGGAAACAAGCCTTCGGTTTACGATTTCAGATTTAAAACTTTACAAGGTGCCGAAATAAACCTGAATGAATTTAAAGGCCGCAAAATGCTTTTAGTGAACGTGGCTTCGGAGTGCGGGTTTACCCCGCAATATAAGGAGCTGCAGCAACTCTATGATCAATATGGAACCAAAGTAGTGGTTATTGGTTTTCCGGCCAACGACTTTGGTGGCCAGGAGCCGGGTTCTAATCAGGAAATCGCTGCTTTTTGCGAAAAGAATTACGGGGTAACTTTTCCTGTGGTAGAAAAAATTGCGGTTACTGGCCCTAATCAGCATCCTTTATATAAATATTTATCCAGTAAATCTTTAAACGGCGTAACTGACGAAGTACCTACCTGGAATTTCTGTAAATACTTAATAAACGAAGATGGAAAAGTAGTGCAGTTTTTTCCATCTAAAGTAGCTCCCCTAAGTTCCGAGCTGATTGCGGCCATTCAAAAATAA
- the argS gene encoding arginine--tRNA ligase, with protein sequence MELQQTIAQHISEALQNLYQIMVAPAAILLQPTRKEFAGTFTFVTFPYTKSIGKTPDIIGVELGKYLKENTAEVYSYNVVKGFLNLEIDDGVWANVFQQIASDPDFGYSKIKKSKVVVEYSSPNTNKPLHLGHLRNNFLGYSVAEILKANGHEVVKVNLVNDRGIHICKSMLAYLYFGQNETPESAGIKGDHLAGKYYVLFDKAYKSEIDELVSSGMEVEKAKKEAPLMRQAQAMLQKWEQGDENTIRLWQQMNGWVYAGFDETYKNIGVDFDKFYYESQTYLLGKSTVEEGLAQEVFFKKPDGSVWVDLSAEGLDEKLVLRADGTSVYITQDLGTAELKYQDFSYDSSIYVIADEQNYHMQVLQAILKKLGKSYADGIHHLSYGMVDLPSGKMKSREGTVVDADELVAEMIETAHQQTDELGKIEGFTEIEAQQLYHTLAMGALKYFLLKVDPKKRMLFNPEESISFIGNTGPFIQYTHARIAAILRKAAELHIPTHVEAFAEVQSFHETEREVITQLATFPNVVQEAANLYAPSVVGQYAYELAKAYNRFYTEVSIFQETDPAALSFRVTLSKMVAQNIKRSMRLLGIEVPERM encoded by the coding sequence ATTGAATTACAACAAACGATTGCCCAACATATTAGCGAGGCCCTTCAAAACCTTTACCAAATTATGGTTGCACCCGCTGCTATTTTGTTGCAACCCACCCGCAAAGAGTTTGCCGGCACTTTTACTTTTGTAACGTTTCCTTATACCAAATCCATCGGCAAAACACCGGATATTATTGGCGTGGAACTGGGTAAATACCTAAAAGAAAATACCGCCGAAGTATATAGTTACAACGTAGTGAAAGGTTTTTTAAATCTGGAAATTGACGATGGGGTTTGGGCCAATGTTTTCCAGCAAATAGCTTCTGATCCGGATTTTGGCTATTCCAAAATTAAAAAAAGCAAAGTGGTGGTAGAGTATTCTTCGCCCAATACCAATAAACCTTTGCACTTGGGGCATTTACGCAATAACTTTTTGGGGTACTCGGTCGCCGAAATTTTAAAAGCGAACGGCCACGAAGTAGTAAAAGTTAATTTGGTAAACGACCGGGGCATTCACATCTGCAAATCTATGCTGGCTTATCTGTATTTTGGGCAAAACGAAACGCCGGAAAGCGCGGGCATAAAAGGCGACCACTTAGCGGGGAAATATTACGTGCTGTTTGATAAGGCTTACAAGTCGGAGATCGACGAATTAGTATCGAGTGGTATGGAAGTGGAGAAAGCCAAGAAAGAAGCTCCCTTAATGCGCCAAGCGCAGGCTATGCTGCAAAAATGGGAGCAAGGCGACGAAAATACCATCCGGCTTTGGCAGCAAATGAACGGTTGGGTTTACGCGGGATTCGACGAAACGTACAAAAACATTGGGGTTGATTTTGATAAATTTTACTACGAGTCGCAAACGTATTTGCTTGGCAAGTCTACGGTTGAAGAAGGGTTGGCCCAAGAAGTTTTTTTTAAAAAACCAGACGGCTCCGTGTGGGTAGATTTATCTGCGGAAGGTCTGGATGAGAAACTAGTGTTACGCGCCGACGGCACCTCGGTGTATATTACCCAAGATTTAGGCACCGCCGAATTAAAGTACCAGGATTTTAGCTATGATTCTTCCATCTACGTGATTGCCGATGAGCAGAATTACCACATGCAGGTACTGCAGGCTATTTTAAAAAAATTAGGTAAATCGTACGCGGATGGCATTCACCATTTATCGTACGGCATGGTGGATTTACCTTCGGGCAAGATGAAATCGCGGGAAGGAACGGTGGTTGATGCCGACGAACTGGTAGCCGAAATGATTGAAACCGCGCACCAGCAAACCGATGAATTAGGTAAAATTGAAGGATTTACCGAGATCGAAGCCCAGCAATTATACCATACCTTAGCTATGGGCGCGCTCAAGTATTTTCTATTAAAAGTAGATCCGAAAAAACGCATGCTGTTTAATCCGGAAGAATCAATTAGTTTTATTGGCAATACCGGTCCGTTTATTCAGTACACGCATGCGCGAATCGCGGCTATTTTACGTAAAGCTGCGGAACTCCACATACCTACGCATGTGGAAGCTTTTGCCGAAGTACAATCGTTTCACGAAACCGAACGCGAAGTAATTACCCAACTAGCTACTTTCCCGAACGTGGTGCAGGAAGCGGCAAATTTGTACGCGCCGTCCGTGGTGGGGCAATATGCTTATGAGTTGGCTAAAGCTTATAATCGTTTTTACACCGAAGTTTCTATATTTCAGGAGACCGATCCGGCTGCGTTAAGTTTCCGGGTTACGCTTTCTAAAATGGTTGCGCAAAATATTAAACGATCCATGCGTTTGTTAGGGATTGAGGTGCCGGAGCGTATGTAG
- a CDS encoding arginase family protein: MVRSTEEPENTLMRQNSIKNYKYQEFNEKGPQQVGQEVLERLKECDLIYVSFDVDSLDPKFSRGTGTPVAIGLTVTQAQDLCYTLCRSPKVCCFEMVEINPMLDIKNTMAKNAFRILESATEAILNQPEPLAT; the protein is encoded by the coding sequence ATGGTTCGATCCACAGAAGAACCGGAAAATACGTTAATGCGCCAAAATAGCATCAAAAATTACAAGTACCAGGAGTTTAATGAAAAAGGCCCGCAACAAGTAGGGCAGGAGGTACTGGAGCGTTTAAAAGAATGCGATCTAATTTACGTATCCTTTGATGTAGATAGCCTGGATCCTAAATTTTCGCGGGGCACGGGCACCCCGGTGGCTATTGGACTCACCGTAACCCAAGCGCAGGATTTGTGTTATACCTTATGTAGGAGCCCGAAAGTATGTTGTTTTGAAATGGTAGAAATTAACCCCATGCTGGATATTAAAAATACCATGGCCAAAAACGCTTTTCGTATTCTTGAATCGGCAACGGAGGCTATTCTGAACCAACCAGAACCTCTGGCAACTTAA
- a CDS encoding arginase family protein yields MKNIKLIEVRSELGAGTRGASMGIDALKVACLNKQSDYFKRFNSTEVANLNYVLFDRNLFPYAKYIDSVLTVQKSIASMVHQTMEQGMFPLVLAGDHSNAAGTIAGIKAANPDKTLGVVWIDAHADCHSPYTTPSGNMHGMPLGIALNEDNLCCQVNNPEPETLFFWNALKKSAGRVLNLSRNTWSM; encoded by the coding sequence ATGAAAAACATTAAACTCATTGAGGTACGATCAGAGCTCGGAGCCGGTACTCGCGGGGCGAGTATGGGCATTGATGCCCTGAAAGTAGCCTGCTTGAATAAACAATCTGATTACTTTAAGCGTTTCAATTCTACCGAAGTGGCTAACTTAAATTATGTACTTTTCGACCGCAATTTATTTCCCTATGCCAAATACATCGATTCGGTTTTAACGGTTCAAAAAAGTATTGCCTCTATGGTTCATCAAACCATGGAGCAAGGCATGTTTCCGTTGGTTTTAGCCGGCGATCATTCCAACGCGGCGGGTACTATTGCGGGAATTAAGGCGGCTAATCCAGATAAGACGTTAGGCGTAGTTTGGATAGATGCGCACGCCGATTGTCATTCACCGTATACCACGCCATCTGGTAATATGCACGGTATGCCTTTAGGTATCGCGTTAAACGAAGATAATCTCTGCTGCCAGGTAAATAATCCGGAACCCGAAACCTTGTTTTTCTGGAATGCCTTAAAAAAATCGGCAGGCCGGGTCCTAAACTTAAGCCGGAACACTTGGTCTATGTGA
- a CDS encoding type III PLP-dependent enzyme domain-containing protein: MDKYIDLINQTFDFPTEEFHVENDQMIFNGIPLLEIIKEYGTPLKLTYLPKISSQIQKAKKLFRESIEKLDYKGTYTYCYCTKSSHFSFVLEEGLKNDIHIETSSSYDIPIIRALYEKGKLTKDRYVICNGFKRELYKSYIADLINDGFYNVTPILDNLSEIDYYKEHVNEKCRLGIRVASDEEPKFEFYTSRLGIRYNDVVDLYLNQIKDDPKFELKMLHYFINSGIKDTSYYWSELSRFVHKYCELKKVCPELDSIDIGGGFPIKTSIQSEYNYRYMVEEILRTIQRICQAEGVPEPNIFTEFGIFTVGESGANIYSILDLKLQNDKELWYMIDGSFITNLPDAWALSQRYILLAINHLNKGYRRVQIGGLTCDSQDYYNSETHSFQVFLPTIASDEKEPLYIGFFHTGAYQESLSGYGGIKHCLIPAPRHVIIDRDENGHLKTRMFADEQDSDSMLKILGYKQ, translated from the coding sequence ATGGACAAATACATAGATTTAATAAACCAAACATTCGATTTCCCCACCGAAGAATTTCACGTAGAAAACGATCAAATGATTTTTAACGGCATTCCGCTGCTCGAAATCATTAAAGAATACGGAACGCCGCTTAAATTGACTTATTTACCTAAAATCAGTTCGCAGATTCAGAAAGCCAAAAAGCTGTTCCGGGAATCTATTGAAAAACTGGATTACAAAGGTACGTACACCTATTGCTACTGTACCAAGTCGTCGCATTTTTCTTTTGTGCTGGAAGAAGGCCTGAAAAATGATATCCATATTGAAACGTCGTCGTCGTACGATATTCCGATTATCCGGGCTTTGTACGAAAAAGGAAAACTCACCAAAGACCGTTACGTGATTTGCAACGGTTTTAAACGTGAACTGTACAAAAGCTACATCGCCGACTTAATTAACGACGGTTTTTACAATGTTACGCCAATCTTGGACAATTTGTCGGAGATTGATTATTACAAAGAGCACGTGAACGAAAAATGCCGGTTAGGCATTCGGGTAGCTTCGGACGAAGAACCAAAATTTGAATTTTATACTTCGCGCTTAGGTATCCGGTATAACGATGTGGTAGATTTGTATTTAAATCAAATTAAGGACGATCCGAAGTTTGAACTGAAAATGCTCCATTATTTTATTAACAGCGGCATTAAAGACACTTCGTATTACTGGTCGGAGTTAAGCCGGTTCGTACACAAGTACTGCGAATTAAAAAAAGTTTGTCCCGAACTGGATAGCATTGATATTGGCGGTGGTTTCCCGATTAAAACGTCGATCCAATCGGAGTACAATTACCGCTACATGGTAGAAGAAATTTTGCGTACTATTCAGCGGATTTGCCAGGCCGAAGGGGTGCCCGAACCTAACATTTTTACCGAGTTTGGTATTTTTACGGTAGGCGAAAGCGGCGCTAATATTTATTCGATTCTGGATTTAAAACTACAGAACGATAAAGAATTATGGTACATGATTGACGGCTCGTTTATTACCAATTTGCCGGATGCGTGGGCATTAAGTCAGCGCTATATCTTATTAGCTATTAACCACTTAAATAAAGGCTACCGACGGGTGCAAATTGGCGGCTTAACCTGCGACAGCCAGGATTATTATAATTCCGAGACGCATTCGTTCCAGGTTTTTTTACCCACTATTGCCTCTGATGAGAAAGAACCGTTGTATATTGGCTTTTTTCATACCGGCGCGTACCAGGAATCGTTGAGCGGCTACGGCGGCATTAAGCATTGTTTGATTCCGGCACCGCGTCATGTAATCATCGACCGGGACGAGAATGGACATTTAAAGACCCGGATGTTTGCGGATGAACAGGACAGCGATTCGATGTTAAAAATATTGGGCTACAAGCAATAG
- a CDS encoding D-glycero-alpha-D-manno-heptose-1,7-bisphosphate 7-phosphatase: MTKHKAVFLDRDGVLNVERGDYTYLPEDFVLEYKVPEAVALLKQNNFLLIVVTNQGGLAKKLFTRAQMLACHSKLQQNCNNLIDAIYYAPAHPSVSASLARKPDSLMLEKALAKFNINPEASWLVGDQLRDMHAAEKVQVKGILVGPHPPGTYIMQVTNLWEATQIILNQA, translated from the coding sequence ATGACGAAACATAAAGCTGTTTTTTTAGACCGCGATGGCGTATTAAACGTAGAGCGGGGCGATTATACGTATTTGCCCGAGGATTTTGTGCTGGAATACAAAGTGCCGGAAGCGGTAGCGTTATTAAAACAAAATAATTTTTTATTAATTGTGGTAACCAACCAAGGAGGCCTGGCAAAAAAACTATTTACCCGGGCACAAATGCTGGCTTGCCACTCCAAATTACAGCAAAATTGTAATAACCTGATTGATGCCATCTACTACGCTCCGGCGCATCCATCCGTTTCGGCTTCGTTGGCCCGCAAACCCGATTCGTTGATGTTGGAAAAAGCACTTGCTAAATTTAACATTAATCCGGAAGCTTCGTGGCTGGTAGGAGACCAGTTGCGGGATATGCACGCCGCCGAAAAAGTACAAGTAAAAGGCATTTTGGTAGGTCCGCATCCTCCGGGTACTTACATCATGCAAGTAACCAATTTGTGGGAAGCTACGCAGATTATACTAAACCAAGCATAA
- a CDS encoding polyprenol monophosphomannose synthase — protein MKNSLVIIPTYNEKENIEDIIRSVLSLTTPFHVLIIDDNSPDGTATIVKSLQYEFHDRLYLEQRTGKLGLGTAYIHGFKYALAHGYAYIFEMDADFSHNPHDLPRLYDACHREGYDMAIGSRYIQGVNVVNWPMNRVLMSYFASAYVRLVTGMPIQDATAGFKCYRRKVLETINLDEIRFIGYAFQIEMKFLTYKFGFKIKEVPIIFTDRTKGTSKISKGIIKEAFYGVLTMKINSYFRYFNR, from the coding sequence ATGAAAAATTCGCTTGTTATTATTCCCACCTACAACGAAAAAGAAAATATTGAAGATATTATCCGCAGTGTCCTTTCCCTTACAACTCCTTTTCACGTTTTAATTATCGACGATAACTCACCGGATGGTACCGCCACTATTGTGAAAAGCTTACAATACGAATTTCACGACCGCTTATATTTAGAGCAGCGAACGGGCAAACTAGGTTTAGGTACGGCCTATATTCATGGTTTTAAGTACGCGCTCGCCCATGGCTACGCTTATATTTTTGAAATGGACGCTGACTTCTCGCATAATCCCCACGATTTACCCCGCCTCTACGATGCCTGCCACCGCGAAGGCTACGATATGGCTATTGGCAGTCGTTATATTCAAGGAGTAAACGTGGTAAACTGGCCCATGAACCGGGTGCTGATGAGTTATTTTGCCAGTGCCTACGTGCGCTTAGTAACCGGTATGCCCATCCAGGATGCCACCGCCGGTTTTAAATGCTACCGCCGCAAAGTGCTCGAAACCATTAACCTCGACGAAATCCGGTTTATTGGGTACGCTTTCCAAATAGAAATGAAGTTTTTAACTTACAAGTTTGGCTTTAAAATTAAAGAGGTTCCTATTATTTTTACGGACCGCACCAAAGGAACATCCAAAATAAGTAAAGGCATTATTAAAGAAGCTTTTTATGGAGTTTTAACCATGAAAATAAATAGCTACTTCCGTTACTTCAACCGCTGA
- a CDS encoding TerC family protein, which produces MSHHNIYFWILFNVFILLLLGLDLFVFHRKTHEVKIKEALGWSAFWVALSLSFNAVIYYWMGPAPALEFLTAYLIEKSLSVDNLFVFIMIFSYFRIPVQYQHKVLFWGILGALVLRATFIIVGVALLAKFHFIMYLLGAFLVFTGIKMATTEQEEIDPKANPVVKFISRYIPVTNTLVGDNFFVKYDKTWFITPLFLVLIMVETTDVVFAADSIPAILAVSRDSFIVYTSNVFALLGLRALYFALAGIMKLFHYLHYGLSLILVFIGAKLLLSDIYKLDMVYALIVVAVILIGSVVLSIFLPKKEADESNVVIKESEKHQQE; this is translated from the coding sequence ATGAGTCATCACAATATATATTTCTGGATACTATTTAACGTATTTATATTACTATTACTGGGCCTTGATTTATTTGTTTTTCACCGGAAAACCCACGAGGTAAAAATTAAGGAAGCGCTAGGATGGAGTGCATTTTGGGTGGCCCTAAGTTTGTCGTTTAATGCTGTAATATATTACTGGATGGGTCCGGCACCCGCCTTAGAATTTTTAACAGCATATCTCATAGAAAAATCACTGAGCGTTGATAATCTGTTTGTGTTCATCATGATTTTTTCTTACTTCCGGATACCAGTACAATATCAGCACAAAGTTTTGTTTTGGGGAATTTTGGGAGCTTTGGTGCTACGAGCTACTTTTATTATTGTGGGGGTAGCTTTGCTGGCTAAGTTTCACTTTATCATGTACCTTTTAGGCGCTTTTTTGGTGTTTACAGGTATCAAAATGGCCACCACCGAACAAGAAGAAATTGACCCCAAAGCCAATCCGGTAGTTAAATTTATCAGTCGGTATATACCGGTAACCAATACCCTGGTAGGTGATAATTTTTTTGTAAAATATGATAAAACGTGGTTTATCACGCCCTTGTTCTTAGTGCTGATTATGGTAGAAACTACCGATGTAGTTTTCGCCGCTGATTCTATACCGGCCATATTAGCCGTTTCCCGAGATTCTTTTATTGTATATACCTCTAATGTATTTGCTTTGCTGGGCTTACGGGCCTTATATTTTGCCTTGGCCGGCATTATGAAGTTATTTCACTACCTGCATTATGGTTTATCATTGATTTTGGTTTTTATCGGCGCCAAGTTATTACTGTCGGATATTTACAAATTAGATATGGTTTACGCGTTGATTGTAGTGGCGGTAATATTAATCGGCTCCGTGGTGCTATCCATTTTTTTACCCAAAAAAGAAGCAGATGAATCTAATGTGGTTATTAAAGAATCTGAAAAGCACCAGCAAGAATAA
- a CDS encoding PQQ-dependent sugar dehydrogenase, with product MKIWTKLFLVFFTLLVVVWSCSDDDSFWDAMIPETDKDPTTTQINGYVFKPALVPATDANVQQLKVPNGFKVNKFAENLGKPRILAVNPTGYVYASDRDAGTVTLLQDTNADGAADQTKVVANIKQVHGLAMRGNQLYMVAVRELYVADMNPDGTLGTPQLLLNDLPDAGQHPNRTIAFGPDDKLYITVGSTCNSCPEPNKENATILQANPDGSNRVVYAKGLRNTIGFGWHPQTGVLWGLDHGIDWLGDNDQKEEVNQIKQGANYGWPYIYGEGKYNPGDRPEGDTTYQQYLQKTTLPVLTYQAHAAPLQMVYYTGTKFPAEYQNDAFVAMRGSWNRSSPVGYSVVRLHFENGQPTRFEDFLTGFLVNNNKAHFARPVGLAVHPDGSLLLSDDTNGVIYRIAYQ from the coding sequence ATGAAAATTTGGACTAAGTTATTTTTGGTATTTTTTACTTTACTAGTGGTGGTTTGGAGTTGTAGCGACGATGATAGTTTTTGGGATGCCATGATCCCGGAAACTGACAAAGATCCTACGACTACGCAAATTAATGGGTACGTTTTTAAACCGGCTTTGGTACCCGCCACTGACGCAAATGTTCAACAATTAAAAGTGCCCAACGGGTTTAAGGTAAATAAATTTGCCGAAAACTTAGGTAAACCCCGTATTCTGGCGGTAAACCCCACTGGATACGTGTACGCTTCTGATCGGGATGCTGGTACCGTTACGCTCTTACAGGATACGAACGCGGATGGTGCAGCCGACCAAACCAAAGTAGTAGCCAACATTAAGCAAGTACACGGTTTAGCGATGCGCGGCAACCAGCTGTACATGGTGGCGGTGCGAGAGCTGTATGTCGCTGATATGAACCCCGATGGGACTTTGGGTACACCGCAGTTACTGTTAAATGATTTGCCCGACGCCGGTCAGCACCCTAACCGTACCATCGCCTTCGGACCCGACGATAAATTATATATCACCGTTGGTAGTACGTGTAATTCGTGCCCGGAACCCAATAAAGAGAATGCCACTATTCTGCAAGCAAATCCGGATGGATCTAACCGGGTGGTTTATGCTAAAGGTTTACGCAATACCATTGGCTTTGGCTGGCATCCGCAAACGGGCGTGCTCTGGGGCTTGGATCACGGAATTGATTGGTTAGGCGACAATGATCAGAAAGAAGAAGTGAACCAGATTAAGCAAGGCGCTAATTACGGCTGGCCCTATATTTACGGCGAAGGAAAATACAACCCCGGCGATAGGCCCGAGGGCGATACCACGTACCAGCAATATCTGCAAAAAACCACTTTGCCGGTGCTCACGTACCAAGCCCACGCGGCCCCACTGCAAATGGTATATTACACCGGCACTAAGTTTCCGGCGGAGTACCAGAACGATGCTTTTGTAGCCATGCGCGGTTCCTGGAATCGTAGTTCGCCGGTGGGTTACAGTGTAGTACGCCTCCATTTTGAAAATGGCCAACCTACCCGTTTCGAAGATTTTTTAACTGGTTTTCTGGTGAATAACAACAAAGCGCACTTTGCCCGGCCAGTTGGCTTAGCCGTTCACCCTGATGGTTCTTTGCTCTTGTCTGACGATACCAACGGCGTAATTTACCGGATTGCTTATCAGTAG
- a CDS encoding alpha/beta hydrolase, producing MFLDYTKTDVRIRVEKWAISSVYLNREVTGEMYLPAFSNTTDRLHLLLLNDGQDLTTMQFDQILSRVYQKKNIQPVLTIGISAGNRLQEYGISGQPDFKGRGSAAYNYRQFIVQELLPFIHAQTKRSDFTSYTVAGFSLGALSALDIAWHEAAIFTRIGAFSGSFWWRSKDYTEIQPDKYRIAHKIIKKANTKPNLKFWFQAGTQDEKSDRNNNGIIDSIDDTTSLIAELYRKGYEKNKEVKYVELLGGRHDLATWSKIMPDFLCWAFQN from the coding sequence ATGTTTTTAGATTATACCAAAACCGACGTGCGCATTCGGGTAGAAAAATGGGCCATTTCATCAGTTTATTTAAATCGGGAAGTTACCGGAGAGATGTACCTGCCAGCTTTTTCTAATACCACCGACCGGCTACATTTATTGTTACTAAATGATGGACAAGATTTGACCACCATGCAATTCGATCAAATTCTATCCCGGGTTTACCAGAAAAAAAATATTCAGCCGGTTCTTACTATAGGTATATCGGCTGGAAATCGGCTCCAGGAATATGGTATTTCGGGTCAGCCTGACTTTAAAGGTCGCGGCAGTGCCGCCTATAATTACCGCCAGTTTATTGTTCAGGAGTTATTACCCTTTATTCATGCACAAACCAAGCGTTCCGATTTTACCAGTTATACCGTAGCCGGATTTTCGTTGGGCGCTTTATCGGCCTTGGATATTGCCTGGCACGAAGCCGCTATTTTTACAAGAATAGGCGCTTTTTCCGGCTCATTTTGGTGGCGCAGTAAAGATTATACCGAAATCCAACCCGATAAGTACCGCATTGCGCACAAGATTATTAAAAAGGCTAACACAAAACCTAACTTAAAATTTTGGTTTCAGGCTGGTACCCAGGACGAAAAATCAGACCGGAATAACAACGGGATCATTGATTCTATTGATGATACCACTAGTTTGATTGCTGAGCTCTACCGCAAAGGATACGAGAAAAATAAAGAAGTGAAGTACGTAGAACTCCTGGGCGGCCGGCACGACCTGGCTACCTGGAGTAAAATAATGCCGGATTTCTTGTGTTGGGCCTTCCAAAACTAA